Proteins from a genomic interval of uncultured Desulfuromusa sp.:
- a CDS encoding FliA/WhiG family RNA polymerase sigma factor, which translates to MMVSNGYGPPGAAERERMVESHLSLVDFLVDRMMTQVPAFVSRDDIRSAALMGLLDASNRFDPRRGVLFKTFAERRIRGAVFDEVRRMDWFSRTLREKQSRLSKVTDTLGKQLGRAPEDPELAAEMDMSLDDFRELQLQVSQLGTISLHESVDDDDSGKTFIDNLEDTRQASVQERMEANELTGELAGYLEQLSEKERLVVALVYYEELSQKEISEVLELSEGRISQLHSQALAKLKIKMKRSINALHSEGA; encoded by the coding sequence ATGATGGTCAGTAACGGATACGGTCCACCTGGGGCAGCGGAACGAGAAAGAATGGTGGAATCACATCTCTCGCTGGTTGATTTTCTGGTTGATCGGATGATGACTCAGGTCCCTGCATTTGTCAGTCGTGACGATATCCGCAGCGCAGCACTGATGGGGCTTTTAGATGCCTCCAACCGTTTTGATCCACGTCGCGGAGTGCTGTTTAAAACCTTTGCTGAGCGGAGAATCCGCGGTGCTGTGTTTGATGAAGTGCGGCGGATGGATTGGTTTTCAAGAACCCTGCGGGAGAAACAATCGCGTCTGTCCAAAGTCACAGATACTCTAGGGAAGCAACTGGGCCGCGCTCCTGAAGATCCTGAACTGGCTGCTGAGATGGACATGAGCCTTGATGATTTTCGTGAATTACAACTTCAGGTGAGTCAGCTGGGGACGATCAGCCTGCATGAAAGTGTTGATGATGACGATTCAGGAAAAACCTTTATTGACAATCTGGAAGACACTCGGCAGGCCAGTGTTCAGGAACGAATGGAAGCCAATGAACTGACAGGAGAACTGGCTGGTTACCTGGAGCAACTCTCAGAAAAAGAGAGGCTGGTCGTGGCCCTTGTCTATTACGAAGAGCTGTCACAAAAAGAGATTTCAGAAGTTCTGGAGTTATCAGAAGGACGGATTTCTCAGCTCCACAGTCAGGCGTTGGCGAAATTAAAAATTAAAATGAAGCGCAGTATCAATGCTCTACACTCCGAAGGTGCGTAA
- a CDS encoding rod-binding protein, whose protein sequence is MESRIDPTQLLSQTTQTPTASKGQNPEKLKEAAQQFEAIFIQQMYKEMRKTIPDDGLIPRGNADDIYAQLQDMEAAKITAQNGGIGLADLMMQQLMKQP, encoded by the coding sequence ATGGAATCTCGCATCGATCCGACACAACTCCTTAGCCAGACAACGCAAACGCCAACAGCATCAAAAGGTCAAAATCCGGAGAAACTGAAAGAAGCGGCCCAGCAGTTTGAGGCCATATTTATTCAGCAGATGTATAAAGAAATGCGTAAGACCATTCCCGATGACGGTCTGATCCCACGCGGGAATGCAGATGATATTTATGCCCAGTTACAAGACATGGAAGCGGCTAAGATAACCGCCCAAAATGGCGGTATCGGGTTAGCTGACCTGATGATGCAACAGTTGATGAAACAACCATAG
- the mqnE gene encoding aminofutalosine synthase MqnE — MTDQLQKIQVKIQNNQRINDADALALFESNDLLAIGTLAAAVNQKKNADRVYFNVNRHINYTNICVNQCIFCAFSKLEKDAEGYTLALDDIRAKAEEAVAAGATEIHSVGGLHPRLPFSFYLDMLRTIKAVSPQLHIKAFTAVEIDYFSKISHMPVPEVISALQEAGLGSMPGGGAEILRKEVRDKICPEKISGERWLEVIEQVHNAGLKSNATMLFGHLENYSDRVDHMRRLRELQDRTGGFQSFIPLAFQPDNTRVPGATGVGGVDALKTLAISRIYLDNFQHVKAYWVMLGMKIAQTALCFGVNDLDGTVIEEQIGHDAGADSPQVIAKDRIINLIRKAGKTPVERDTLYNELTVY, encoded by the coding sequence ATGACTGATCAGTTACAAAAAATACAAGTTAAAATCCAGAATAATCAACGCATCAATGATGCTGATGCGTTGGCACTGTTTGAATCAAACGATCTGTTGGCCATTGGAACCTTAGCCGCAGCGGTGAATCAGAAAAAGAACGCCGACAGGGTTTACTTTAATGTCAACCGACATATTAATTACACCAATATCTGCGTCAACCAATGTATTTTTTGCGCCTTCTCCAAGTTGGAAAAAGACGCTGAAGGTTATACTCTGGCATTGGATGATATTCGCGCAAAAGCTGAAGAGGCCGTCGCAGCGGGAGCAACAGAGATCCATTCTGTCGGTGGCCTCCATCCTCGATTACCTTTCAGCTTTTATCTTGATATGTTGCGAACCATCAAAGCGGTTTCTCCACAATTGCACATCAAGGCTTTTACTGCGGTCGAGATTGACTATTTTTCCAAGATCAGCCACATGCCGGTCCCTGAAGTGATCAGCGCATTACAGGAAGCAGGTCTGGGTTCGATGCCCGGCGGCGGAGCCGAAATATTAAGAAAAGAGGTCCGTGATAAGATCTGCCCGGAAAAAATCTCGGGGGAGCGCTGGCTTGAAGTGATCGAGCAGGTTCATAACGCCGGCTTGAAGAGTAATGCCACAATGCTATTTGGCCACCTGGAAAACTATTCTGACCGGGTAGATCATATGCGCCGTCTGCGTGAACTTCAGGATCGGACCGGAGGCTTTCAGAGCTTTATCCCGCTGGCATTCCAACCTGATAATACCAGGGTTCCCGGAGCCACAGGAGTGGGCGGTGTGGATGCACTGAAAACCCTGGCCATCAGTCGCATTTATCTGGACAATTTTCAGCATGTCAAAGCCTATTGGGTGATGCTTGGAATGAAAATCGCTCAGACTGCACTCTGCTTCGGTGTAAACGATCTGGATGGGACCGTGATTGAGGAACAGATTGGCCATGATGCCGGAGCAGATTCTCCACAGGTCATCGCAAAAGATCGCATTATCAACCTGATTCGCAAAGCAGGGAAAACGCCGGTAGAACGGGATACCCTGTATAACGAACTCACTGTTTATTAA
- a CDS encoding UbiA-like polyprenyltransferase gives MDKKQVFDKIKTLLEMIKFSHTIFAFPFALMGVILAALASGKPPGAGQVFWICMAMVGARTAAMGLNRLIDAKIDAGNPRTAERHIPAGKVSIPEASLFIFVALVIFFFSAWMLNPLCLKLAPVVVGFFILYAYCKRFTHFAHLVLGLCLAAAPIGAWVALRGDLGWSVIALGIAVLFWVSGFDVFYALQDYDYDVENGLHSVPSKLGKEKSFLLVRIFHALMLVFLLLVLPGSGLGWIYFSGVVVVAGLLVYEHLLVKPDDLSRLDAAFFNMNGYISVTIFAFTLVDALV, from the coding sequence ATGGATAAAAAACAGGTGTTCGACAAAATTAAAACCCTGCTGGAAATGATCAAATTCTCCCATACCATTTTCGCTTTCCCATTTGCATTAATGGGAGTGATATTGGCAGCTCTGGCCAGTGGAAAGCCCCCCGGGGCTGGTCAGGTTTTCTGGATTTGTATGGCGATGGTCGGCGCAAGAACGGCAGCAATGGGACTGAATCGACTCATCGATGCAAAGATTGATGCCGGTAATCCACGGACTGCAGAGCGGCATATTCCCGCAGGGAAAGTGTCGATTCCGGAAGCGAGTTTGTTTATCTTCGTCGCTCTGGTCATTTTCTTTTTTTCTGCCTGGATGTTGAATCCACTCTGTCTAAAACTTGCACCCGTCGTTGTTGGATTTTTTATCCTTTACGCTTACTGTAAACGCTTTACCCATTTCGCCCATCTCGTACTGGGACTTTGTCTTGCTGCCGCACCTATAGGAGCCTGGGTGGCGTTACGTGGCGACCTTGGCTGGTCAGTCATCGCTCTTGGGATTGCGGTTTTATTCTGGGTTTCCGGCTTTGATGTTTTTTATGCTCTTCAGGACTATGATTATGATGTCGAAAACGGTTTACACTCCGTTCCATCAAAATTAGGCAAAGAGAAATCTTTTCTCCTGGTCCGAATTTTCCATGCCCTGATGCTGGTATTTCTGCTGCTGGTGTTGCCGGGAAGCGGATTGGGCTGGATTTATTTTTCCGGGGTCGTCGTGGTTGCCGGACTTTTGGTCTATGAACATCTATTGGTAAAACCGGATGATCTCTCCAGATTGGATGCGGCTTTTTTCAACATGAACGGTTATATCAGCGTAACAATTTTTGCGTTTACCCTGGTCGATGCGTTAGTCTGA
- the flgG gene encoding flagellar basal-body rod protein FlgG — MIRALWTAASGMQSQQVNMDVIANNLANVNSSGFKKSRADFQDILYQTTKAAGTGGNGAEVPTGVQVGLGSRVAAVQKVFTTGDFQQTDNELDLAIEGSGFFQVELPDGTEAYTRSGALKQDSTGRLVTSDGYPIIPEVVIPEGATSISIDGSGTVDVLIDGESTATEVGSIELTRFANPAGLSSLGRNLYAETPTTGNPQAGTPGEEGFGTLSQGFLEGSNVNIMEEMVNMIAGQRAYEVNSKAITTADEMLQMTSGLVR, encoded by the coding sequence ATGATTAGAGCACTTTGGACAGCTGCCAGCGGAATGCAATCTCAACAGGTGAATATGGATGTCATTGCCAACAACCTGGCCAACGTCAACAGTTCCGGGTTTAAAAAGAGTCGGGCTGATTTTCAAGATATTCTTTATCAAACAACGAAAGCAGCCGGAACAGGTGGAAATGGCGCGGAAGTTCCCACCGGAGTACAGGTTGGCCTGGGTTCCCGTGTTGCTGCCGTACAAAAAGTCTTCACGACTGGCGATTTTCAGCAGACCGATAATGAGCTCGATCTTGCGATTGAGGGTTCGGGTTTTTTCCAGGTTGAACTTCCTGATGGAACGGAAGCCTATACCCGTTCAGGAGCGTTAAAACAAGATAGTACGGGGCGGCTGGTTACATCCGATGGCTATCCGATCATCCCGGAGGTCGTTATCCCTGAAGGAGCCACCTCAATCTCTATCGATGGTAGCGGCACAGTTGATGTCCTCATTGACGGCGAAAGCACTGCCACTGAGGTTGGCAGTATTGAACTGACGCGCTTTGCAAATCCTGCAGGCCTCAGCAGCCTCGGACGGAACCTCTATGCAGAAACACCGACAACGGGTAACCCACAGGCAGGAACTCCGGGAGAAGAAGGTTTTGGAACCTTGTCACAGGGATTTCTGGAAGGCTCCAACGTCAACATCATGGAAGAGATGGTCAATATGATTGCTGGGCAAAGGGCCTATGAAGTCAATTCCAAGGCCATAACAACGGCAGATGAGATGCTGCAAATGACTTCCGGGTTAGTCCGGTAA
- a CDS encoding flagellar hook basal-body protein: protein MSSGKYSAISGAVARMQMLENISEHLASAKVPGYKKEMVAFEAKLGEARSGMATKGTNYTHLTKPVIDFTPGHIEHSGDPLDLAISGDGFFRIQRPDGSFGYARKGNFTLNGDGTLIDTNGYPVMGTGGGEITLPNSDVSIDLDGTIWDGSTRVGQVGLFRFADTSVLKRSGGEMFIPVDGTQPEAHPNPKMSQQNLEASNIDMMKTMTRMTTNLRAFEATQKALKIYSDMGTKAADIGLVQ from the coding sequence ATGTCAAGTGGTAAGTACTCAGCAATATCAGGAGCTGTAGCGCGGATGCAGATGCTGGAAAACATCAGCGAACATCTGGCTTCAGCAAAGGTTCCCGGTTATAAAAAAGAGATGGTCGCTTTTGAAGCAAAATTGGGAGAAGCCCGCTCTGGAATGGCGACCAAAGGAACAAATTATACCCACCTGACAAAACCTGTCATCGACTTTACTCCAGGACATATTGAACATAGTGGAGACCCTCTTGACCTGGCAATCAGCGGTGATGGCTTTTTTCGGATTCAACGCCCGGACGGCAGTTTCGGCTACGCCCGTAAAGGTAATTTCACACTCAATGGTGACGGGACGTTGATCGATACCAATGGCTATCCTGTGATGGGAACCGGGGGCGGTGAAATCACCTTACCAAACTCCGATGTGAGTATTGACCTGGATGGCACTATCTGGGATGGCAGTACCCGTGTCGGTCAGGTGGGTTTATTCCGTTTTGCAGACACTTCGGTATTAAAACGCAGCGGCGGGGAAATGTTTATCCCTGTCGACGGCACTCAACCCGAAGCGCATCCCAATCCAAAAATGTCGCAGCAAAATCTCGAAGCCTCCAACATCGACATGATGAAAACTATGACCCGGATGACCACAAATCTGCGGGCATTTGAAGCGACTCAGAAAGCTTTAAAGATTTATAGCGATATGGGTACCAAGGCCGCAGATATCGGTCTGGTTCAATAA
- a CDS encoding YqaA family protein codes for MLELLNEYGLLSLFLISFLASTLLPLGSEWFLVALLLQGSNPFATVIIATIGNSLGAATNYLIGSYGGDWMVKRLLRVEKNQLRRAETWFNRYGSWSLLLAWLPIIGDPLCLVSGMLKTPIVRFTLLVTTGKGLRYSFLALLTLHGAEMLF; via the coding sequence ATGCTGGAACTTTTAAATGAATACGGTCTGTTGTCGCTCTTTCTGATCAGTTTCTTGGCTTCGACTCTATTGCCTTTAGGATCGGAATGGTTCCTGGTTGCTCTGCTGCTGCAGGGAAGCAATCCCTTTGCAACAGTCATCATTGCGACCATCGGCAATTCTCTTGGCGCTGCAACCAATTATCTGATTGGATCTTATGGAGGCGACTGGATGGTGAAAAGGTTGCTTCGCGTTGAGAAAAACCAACTGCGGCGTGCTGAAACATGGTTTAATCGTTATGGAAGCTGGTCGCTGTTATTGGCATGGTTACCGATTATCGGAGATCCATTGTGCCTGGTCAGCGGGATGCTTAAAACTCCGATTGTCCGTTTCACTCTGCTGGTTACTACCGGTAAAGGATTACGCTATTCATTCCTGGCTTTGTTGACGTTACACGGGGCAGAAATGCTCTTTTGA
- a CDS encoding flavin prenyltransferase UbiX produces MKKIVVGITGASGSIYGLRLIEELLHAEMQVTVLLTAAGRQVLGFETGLNLTEEPQECRQQLTEYFGASENLDYYALNDFFAPPASGSNPAEAVVICPCSMGTVGRIAAGLSDNLLERVADVAMKENRKLLLVPRETPFNQIHLENLLRLSKAGAQILPAMPGFYQQPDTVADLVNFVVGKILDNLGVEHQLFKRWGTEK; encoded by the coding sequence ATGAAAAAAATCGTTGTTGGCATAACCGGAGCTTCCGGTTCCATTTATGGCTTACGCCTGATTGAAGAACTGTTGCATGCAGAAATGCAGGTCACAGTTTTGTTGACCGCTGCCGGTCGCCAGGTGCTTGGTTTTGAAACCGGCCTCAATCTGACAGAGGAGCCCCAGGAGTGCCGACAACAGCTCACAGAATATTTTGGAGCCTCTGAAAACCTGGACTATTACGCCCTGAATGATTTTTTCGCCCCGCCAGCCAGCGGGTCAAATCCGGCAGAAGCTGTCGTTATTTGCCCCTGCTCCATGGGGACTGTTGGTCGCATTGCCGCAGGATTATCAGATAATTTACTTGAGCGGGTTGCGGATGTTGCCATGAAAGAAAACAGAAAATTGTTGCTGGTCCCTCGCGAAACACCATTCAATCAAATTCACCTGGAAAATTTACTCCGGCTGTCCAAAGCAGGAGCACAAATATTACCCGCGATGCCGGGATTCTACCAGCAGCCGGACACAGTTGCCGATCTGGTGAACTTTGTCGTCGGGAAAATCTTGGATAACCTTGGCGTTGAGCACCAGTTGTTCAAGCGCTGGGGAACAGAAAAATAA
- the xthA gene encoding exodeoxyribonuclease III, with the protein MKIVSFNVNGLRARIHQLQALVEKHNPDIIALQETKVHDSEFPHDQLEPLGYQMVHHGQKGHYGVATFSRTAPVAVQKGYPGEDPEHQRRLLITRYPLADGKLLCVVNGYFPQGESNQHPVKFPNKQAFYANLQQWLETEANPDEHLIVLGDMNIAPEDSDVGIGPDNEKRWLRTGKCCFLPEERKWLDKVKNWGLIDTYRFANPEDSSQFSWFDYRSRGFDQDPKRGLRIDLILATQKLNQLCMGTGIDYQLRGMEKPSDHCPIWAEFSLS; encoded by the coding sequence ATGAAAATTGTATCATTCAACGTCAACGGTCTGCGTGCCCGGATTCATCAGCTGCAAGCACTGGTGGAGAAACACAATCCGGATATTATTGCCCTTCAGGAAACCAAGGTGCATGACAGTGAATTTCCCCACGATCAATTGGAGCCACTAGGGTATCAGATGGTACACCACGGACAAAAAGGGCACTATGGCGTTGCCACATTTTCCCGAACGGCTCCTGTTGCAGTTCAAAAAGGTTACCCCGGTGAAGACCCTGAACATCAAAGACGTCTGCTTATCACGCGTTATCCATTAGCGGATGGAAAATTGCTGTGCGTCGTCAACGGTTATTTCCCCCAAGGGGAGAGCAACCAGCATCCGGTTAAATTCCCCAACAAACAAGCTTTTTATGCCAATCTGCAACAGTGGCTGGAAACAGAAGCCAACCCTGATGAACACCTCATCGTACTGGGTGATATGAACATTGCACCAGAGGATAGTGATGTTGGAATCGGTCCGGACAATGAAAAACGTTGGCTCCGCACAGGCAAATGCTGTTTTCTGCCCGAGGAGAGGAAGTGGCTCGACAAAGTCAAGAACTGGGGATTGATTGATACGTATCGCTTTGCAAACCCGGAGGACAGCAGCCAGTTCAGCTGGTTTGACTACCGCTCTCGCGGATTTGATCAAGATCCCAAACGTGGCTTGCGGATTGATTTGATTCTTGCGACTCAAAAATTAAATCAACTGTGTATGGGAACCGGGATTGACTACCAGCTTCGGGGAATGGAAAAACCCTCAGACCATTGTCCCATCTGGGCGGAATTTTCTCTTTCCTGA
- a CDS encoding flagellar basal body P-ring protein FlgI, protein MKHFTHKMIIALLVLCGFVLLPTAEASRIKELAQIEGVRSNQLIGYGLVVGLNGTGDSSSTQFTVQSLVSMMERLGVTVDTDTVQVDNVAAVVVTAELPAFARAGNTIDVSVSSVGDAENLAGGTLLMTPLKGADGKYYAVAQGSLVVGSLAFGGKAAKVQKNHPTSGRIPDGALVEREVSFVFGEHNQLNYRLKDSDFTTVARMSQAVNSHFGSQVAQPLDAGQMQVQVPENYQDKVVAFVSELERLEVIPDTLARIVVNEKTGTIVMGEGVRISTVAVSHGNLNLVISEKTNVSQPNAFAEGETVATPETDIGVVEEAGNLVVLNQGVSIGDVATALNAIGATPRDLIAIFQAIKAAGALYADLVVL, encoded by the coding sequence ATGAAACATTTTACCCATAAAATGATCATTGCTCTCTTGGTTCTCTGTGGATTTGTTCTCCTGCCTACGGCTGAAGCCTCGCGCATTAAAGAGTTGGCACAGATAGAAGGGGTTCGCTCAAACCAATTGATCGGTTATGGTCTCGTCGTTGGTCTCAATGGGACAGGAGACAGCTCCAGCACTCAATTTACAGTCCAGTCTCTAGTGAGCATGATGGAGCGCTTGGGGGTCACTGTTGACACTGATACGGTTCAAGTAGATAACGTCGCTGCTGTCGTTGTTACGGCGGAACTCCCTGCTTTTGCCCGTGCCGGAAACACGATTGATGTCTCTGTCTCTTCTGTTGGAGATGCAGAAAACCTGGCTGGTGGCACTTTGTTGATGACGCCACTTAAAGGTGCTGACGGCAAATACTATGCTGTTGCTCAGGGATCTTTGGTTGTCGGCTCTTTAGCCTTTGGTGGTAAGGCGGCCAAAGTGCAAAAGAATCACCCGACGTCCGGAAGAATTCCAGACGGAGCGCTGGTCGAACGGGAAGTTTCATTCGTTTTCGGCGAACATAATCAACTCAACTATCGCCTCAAAGATTCTGACTTTACAACGGTTGCGCGCATGAGCCAGGCCGTCAATTCCCATTTTGGAAGCCAGGTTGCCCAGCCTCTCGATGCAGGTCAAATGCAAGTTCAAGTTCCAGAAAACTATCAGGACAAAGTCGTCGCTTTCGTTTCTGAACTGGAGCGCTTGGAAGTCATTCCCGACACTCTGGCAAGAATTGTTGTTAACGAAAAAACCGGAACAATCGTAATGGGAGAAGGAGTCAGGATCTCAACCGTTGCCGTTTCTCATGGAAACCTTAATCTGGTTATTAGTGAAAAAACCAATGTGTCGCAACCCAACGCTTTTGCCGAAGGTGAAACGGTAGCAACACCAGAGACAGATATTGGCGTTGTTGAAGAAGCTGGGAACCTGGTGGTTCTAAACCAAGGAGTCAGTATCGGCGACGTTGCAACGGCACTGAATGCTATCGGAGCAACACCGCGGGATCTTATTGCAATTTTTCAGGCGATTAAAGCTGCCGGAGCTTTGTATGCTGATCTGGTGGTTTTATAA
- a CDS encoding flagellar basal body L-ring protein FlgH: MLKNYVWLILIAILLGACAGPASRVNLNDVEPIVPVVTEPAPPQTAGSLWTESRGGLFVDMKGKTVGDIITVVIIESASASKEATTETDRTSSMSAGISNLFGLEKYIGELGNSSIDPTALVNAKATNDFSGGGKTERSENLVATLTTQIVEVLPNGNFKIEGNKTVTVNNEMQIVKLTGIVRSADVSPQNIVDSKNILNARIAYIGEGVISDKQQQGWLVRALDQVWPF; this comes from the coding sequence ATGTTAAAAAATTATGTCTGGCTGATTCTGATCGCGATATTGCTCGGTGCCTGTGCGGGTCCGGCCTCAAGGGTTAACTTGAATGATGTTGAACCCATTGTTCCGGTGGTAACAGAACCGGCTCCGCCACAGACAGCCGGATCCCTCTGGACTGAAAGCCGCGGAGGCTTGTTTGTCGACATGAAAGGGAAAACCGTTGGCGATATTATCACTGTCGTGATTATTGAGAGCGCCAGCGCGAGTAAAGAAGCCACAACAGAAACGGATAGAACCAGCTCCATGTCGGCAGGAATCAGTAATCTCTTTGGATTGGAAAAATACATTGGTGAGCTCGGCAACAGTTCTATTGACCCCACTGCATTGGTCAATGCCAAGGCAACCAATGATTTCAGTGGCGGGGGAAAAACTGAACGCTCTGAAAATCTGGTTGCAACTCTAACCACACAAATCGTTGAAGTTTTACCTAATGGAAATTTTAAGATTGAAGGCAATAAAACGGTCACCGTTAATAACGAGATGCAGATTGTCAAACTGACTGGAATTGTCCGTTCAGCAGATGTCTCACCACAAAACATTGTCGATTCCAAAAACATTCTCAACGCTCGAATCGCTTACATTGGTGAAGGTGTCATCAGCGACAAACAACAACAAGGCTGGCTCGTCAGAGCTCTCGACCAGGTCTGGCCATTTTAA
- the flgA gene encoding flagellar basal body P-ring formation chaperone FlgA, with amino-acid sequence MKYLLSLFLILTLPLIVYGATESSTATPGQLISQQEMKQILDDYLMEQSMLLPQVDLHFKSMNLPDAYRVPTGRITHQVIPAKPGMIGSRRVTLMTRVNGQIISNQSIRIELEAIAEVAVPTRSIRRGEILDADSFELRFQDITKLKDPIFADDDIIGKQLKRSVRLGEPLQTNQVEFPPVIKRGERVVIQVQSMGLMLSAAGEAKQDGSTGEAIRVMNTNSHKEILCQVVAPGLVKVEL; translated from the coding sequence ATGAAATACCTGTTATCTCTTTTTCTGATCTTAACTCTGCCATTGATCGTTTATGGAGCGACAGAGTCATCGACGGCCACTCCCGGCCAGTTGATCAGTCAGCAGGAGATGAAACAGATTCTTGACGACTATCTGATGGAGCAATCCATGTTGCTGCCACAGGTTGATCTTCATTTTAAGTCCATGAATCTGCCTGATGCTTATCGGGTTCCGACAGGACGTATTACCCACCAGGTGATTCCCGCCAAGCCGGGAATGATCGGCAGTCGCCGGGTGACACTAATGACTCGGGTCAATGGGCAGATCATCAGCAATCAGTCCATCAGGATTGAGCTTGAGGCCATAGCCGAGGTTGCCGTTCCCACTCGTTCCATCAGACGTGGAGAGATTCTTGATGCTGATAGCTTTGAGCTGCGCTTTCAGGATATCACCAAGCTGAAAGATCCCATCTTCGCCGACGATGACATCATTGGCAAGCAGCTGAAAAGATCAGTTCGCCTGGGAGAACCGCTGCAAACAAATCAGGTTGAATTTCCACCGGTCATCAAGCGTGGAGAAAGAGTGGTTATTCAGGTTCAAAGCATGGGGCTGATGTTATCAGCCGCAGGTGAAGCAAAACAGGATGGCAGTACCGGCGAAGCAATCCGGGTTATGAACACGAATTCTCATAAAGAAATTTTATGCCAAGTGGTTGCTCCCGGACTGGTGAAAGTGGAGTTATAA
- a CDS encoding MFS transporter gives MIWIYPMLYTPAFAALFMANLFYVASYSSFFLFPLFITGQGGSHQDIGIIMGVFALASAFCRPWIAEMIDRFGRKRSYTIGCIIMMLLPLCYLLLKGPLTNYYFLLLFLRIVHGVGLAIGFTAVFTFIVDLIPIKRLNEGIGMFGTSGLIGMAIGPMIAEPILQNYGFSAFFFTASGLAGVAFLLQLPIRDKHHLQPSEAQPQPSFFALLKTRKQLVCAGLALLFGFGLAATGNFIAPFATERQLSYVSLYYFAYSCAAVIVRFFVGKVADRIGENQIIPWGIALTATGLLLVPLVHGNLWLLAVGFVFGIGHGLLFPALNAMAVRDEIYAVRGKVTGIFTGGIDSGIFCGALILGMIGEIAGLTTLFICAGLTVLSGLYLFRLKPTVAVKTGR, from the coding sequence TTGATCTGGATCTATCCAATGCTTTATACCCCGGCATTTGCTGCCCTTTTTATGGCAAATCTTTTTTACGTTGCCAGTTATTCGTCATTTTTCCTCTTTCCTCTGTTTATTACCGGTCAGGGTGGCAGTCATCAGGATATCGGCATCATCATGGGGGTTTTCGCTTTGGCTTCCGCCTTCTGCCGTCCTTGGATTGCCGAAATGATCGACCGATTCGGTCGAAAACGCAGTTATACTATCGGCTGCATCATTATGATGCTGCTGCCGCTGTGTTACCTGCTGCTCAAGGGCCCTCTCACAAATTATTATTTTCTGCTGCTGTTTCTCCGCATTGTTCATGGTGTTGGTCTGGCCATAGGGTTCACGGCTGTATTCACTTTTATTGTCGATCTGATACCGATCAAGCGGCTGAATGAAGGTATCGGCATGTTTGGTACTTCCGGATTGATTGGTATGGCGATCGGCCCCATGATTGCGGAACCAATCTTGCAAAATTACGGTTTCTCCGCTTTCTTCTTTACGGCTTCAGGTCTCGCCGGGGTCGCATTTTTACTGCAATTACCAATTCGCGACAAACACCACTTACAACCATCGGAGGCACAACCGCAACCGTCCTTTTTTGCTTTGTTGAAAACCCGGAAACAGCTGGTTTGTGCCGGACTGGCTTTGCTATTTGGCTTTGGACTCGCTGCGACTGGGAACTTTATTGCTCCGTTTGCCACGGAGCGCCAGCTCAGCTATGTTTCCCTCTATTACTTTGCGTATTCTTGTGCGGCAGTTATCGTCCGCTTTTTTGTTGGCAAAGTGGCCGATCGAATTGGTGAAAACCAGATCATTCCCTGGGGAATAGCACTGACTGCAACAGGACTGCTGTTGGTTCCTCTGGTCCATGGCAATCTGTGGTTGCTTGCTGTCGGATTTGTTTTCGGCATTGGTCATGGGCTGCTGTTCCCAGCACTCAACGCAATGGCCGTTCGGGACGAAATATATGCTGTCCGGGGCAAAGTTACTGGCATTTTTACCGGTGGCATAGACAGTGGGATTTTTTGTGGTGCTTTGATTCTGGGGATGATCGGTGAGATTGCAGGGTTAACAACGCTGTTTATCTGTGCCGGATTGACTGTTTTGAGTGGGCTCTACCTGTTTCGGTTGAAACCTACAGTGGCTGTAAAGACAGGTCGCTGA